The genomic stretch GAGAAGTCGGCCCAGGCCTCCGCCTCCACGGCGGACTCGGTCTGGGACCCGTTGCCACGCTCTCCCATGCGCTCGCCGAAGCGCACGCCGAAGGCGGTGGAGATGTTGACCCGGCGCATCGCGTCCGCGGTGGCGATCAGGGTCTTGGAGGGCACCACGTCGGTGAGCACCGCGGAGCCGCCCAGGCCCTTCTCCTCGATGATGGTGACCTCCGCGCCGGCGTCGGCGGCGACCATGGCCGCCTCGTACCCTCCGGGGCCGCCCCCGAGGATGGCGATGCGGTCAGGGGCGAAGCGTCGGCGCGAGTTAGTTGGAGTCACAGCCCCATTCTGCCCAGTTGCCGGGGCAATGTCATACGCCGGACGAGGATGTGACGGCTTCGGGGCCCCTGGTCTGCTCACCCTCGGGCAGGCCGCACCAGGGTTACGACCCCCGGTCGCGGCTGCGGCGGCGCGCACGGCCGCGTCTGCCTGCCGCGGTGTCTGACTCAGGCGGTAGATTGTGCTGTGTGAGCCACGACAGAGTCCAGACCCAGCCCAGTGCCCCGACCAGCGACCGCCTCGACGACCATGTGGTCGCCCAGCCGGAGCTGACTCCCACCAATGACCCCACGGCCCCGGCGAACCAGCGCGCGGAGGCTGCGGCGCGCGCGCTGCGCGAGCAGGCCGGGGTCGACTCCATCGACCTGGCCTGCACCCTGGGCTCGGGCTGGGGTGAGGCCGCCGCGCAGCTCGGTGAGATCGTCGCGGAGATCGACGCCGAGCAGGTGCCCGGCTTCCACTCCTCCGGGGTCTCCGGGCACAGCGGAACGCTCAAGGTCATCCGCACCAGCTCCGGGGCGCACGTGCTGGTGATCGGCGCCCGCACCCACTACTACGAGGGGCGGGGCGTGGACGCCGTCGCCCATGGGGTGCGCACCGCCGCTGCGGCAGGGGCCCGCACCATGGTGCTCACCAACGGCTGCGGCGGGCTGAACCCGCAGTGGAAGCCGGGCACCCCGGTGCTGATCTCGGATCACCTCAACCTCACCGGCACCTCCTCGCTGCGCGGGGCGCACTTCGTGGACATGACCGACCTCTACTCCCCCCGGCTGCGCGAGCTTGCCCGTGAGGTCGACCCGGACCTGCCCGAAGGCGTCTACGCCCAGTTCCCCGGGCCGCACTATGAGACCCCCGCCGAGGTCAGGATGGCCGGGGTCCTCGGTGCCGACCTGGTGGGCATGTCCACGGCGCTGGAAGCGATCGCGGCCCGGGCCGCCGGGATGGAGGTCTTCGGCATCTCCCTGGTGACCAACCAGGCGGCCGGGATCTCCCCGGAGCCGCTGAGCCACACCGAGGTCCTCGACGCCGGGCGCGAGGCCGCGCCTCGGATCTCCGCGCTGCTGGCCACGGTGATCGGGCGCATCCTCGCCCCCTGAGCCGGACCCCGTAGACCCCGAGCCGTGAACACAGACCCGATACTCCGACCCGAATGAGGGAGCAGACCGCCATGACCGAGAAGCTGATCGGCACCGTCCGCCGCTGGATCGAGCAGGACCCGGACCCCAGAACCAGGTCAGCGCTGCAGGAGCTGGTCCAGCGTGCGGAGTCCTCCGACACCGCCGCGACCACCGAGCTGGAGCGGCTCTTCGCCGGTCGGCTCGCCTTCGGCACCGCGGGGCTTCGCGCCGAGCTGGGCCCAGGCCCGCTGCGGATGAACCGTCTGGTGGTGCGTCAGACCGCGGCCGGGATGCTCAGCTACGCCGAGGAACAGCTCACCGAGGCCCGCACCAAGGCGGACAACCCGCAGGACCTGCTCAGCCGCGGGGCGCGCAAGATCGTGATCGGCTTCGACGCGCGGCACCAGTCCGATGAGTTCGCCGCCGACACCGCCGAGATCTTCTCCGCCGCCGGCTGGGAGGTCCATCTCTTCACCCGCCCCGGCCCGACGCCGCTGCTGGCCCGGCAGGTGCTGGTCCTCGACGCCGAGATCGGGGTCATGGTCACCGCCAGTCACAACCCGCCCCAGGACAACGGGTATAAGGTCTACCTCGGCGGAGAGCTCTCCCGCTTCCTGGAACCGCACGGGCGTGGCGTCGGCGCCCAGATCGTGGCCCCGGTGGATCAGGACATCGCCGCCCGGATCGCCGAGCTCGTCGAGGCCGCAGCCGATTCCCCCGAGGCCGGCGCTGCGGCCGACGCTGATGCACCGGCCGGCGCTGCCACCACTCACCCGGTCACCGAGGAGGCCCGCCGCAGCTACGAGCGCGAGGCCCTGGAGCTGCTGGACCCGCAGAACTACCCCGAGCGTGAGCTGCACGTGGTCTACACCGCGATGCACGGCGTGGGCGGGGAGATGGTGACCTCGCTGCTGCGCGCCGGCGGGTTCACGGTGACCCCGGTGGCTGAGCAGTTCGAACCGGACCCGGACTTCCCCACCGCCGACTTCCCCAACCCGGAGGAGCCAGGCGCCCTGGACCTGGCGCTGAAGGCCGCCGAGGCGCACAACGCCGACCTGGTGCTGGCCAACGACCCGGACGCCGACCGGCTCTCCGCCGCGGTCTATGACGAGGTCGCCGGGGCCTGGCGGCAGCTCTCCGGAGATGAGATCGGGGCTCTGCTGGGCCGGCATCTGCTCGAGCGCGGGCCGCTGCGCCCCCAGGCCGACGGCGGGGCTCCGGTGCTGGCCAGTTCGGTCGTCTCCTCCCGGCTGCTTCAGCGGCTGTGCCAGGTCCGCGGCGTCGGGCACGCCGCCACGCTGACCGGCTTCAAGTGGCTGGCCCGGGTCCAGCACATGAGCTTCGGCTACGAGGAGGCCATCGGCTTCAATGTCGACCCCGAGCATGTCAAGGACAAGGACGGCGTCTCGGCCGCGCTGATCTTCGCCGAGATGACCGCCTCGCTGAAGGCCCGCGGGACCAGCCTGGTCGCCGCCCTGGACGAGATCGCCGCCGAGGCAGGAGTCTTCGTCACCGGGCAGGTCACCATCAGGGTGGGTGACCTCTCCGAACTGGGCAAGGTCACCGCGGCGCTGCGCGCCCAGCCGCCTGCGGAGATCGCAGGCTCCGCCGTCGTCGAGTCCCTGGACCTCACCCAGGACCCGCTGCCTGGCACGGAGCTCAGCGAAGCGACCAAGACCGATGCGCTGATCTACCTCACCGAGGCCGGGGACCGGGTGATCGTGCGGCCCTCCGGGACCGAGCCGAAGGTCAAGTGCTACCTGGAAGCGGTCGCGGACACACCCGGGGTCGATGCCGCCCCCGAGGCGATCAGTGCCGCCCGGGCGCAGGCCGCCGGGCGTCTGGAGCAGCTGCGCAGCTCGATGGAGACCATGCTCAGCTGAGCCTCACCCCACCCCACCACCACTGATGTCACCGACTTGAGGACCCCTGATGACCCACACCCCCACCCCCGCCGAGATGGCGCCGCTGATCGACCACACCGCCCTGAAGCCGGACACCGATGAGGCCACCGTGCGCCGGGTCGTCACCGAGGCGCTGACGCATTCCTTCGCCGCGGTCTGCATCAACCCGCGCTGGGTGACCCTGGTGGCCGCCGAGCTCGCCGGCAGCCCGGTCACGACCTGCACCGTGGTCGGCTTCCCGCTGGGGGCCTCCACCACCGCGGCCAAGCTCGCCGAGACCGTGGAAGCGGTCCAGCTCGGTGCCCAGGAGGTGGACATGGTGGTGGACATCGCGGCGGCCAACGCCGGTGACCACAGCTATGTGGAAGCACAGATCCGGGCGCTGGCGGATGCCGCCCACGCCGGCGGCGCGATCCTGAAGGTGATCCTGGAGACCGCACTGCTCAGCGAGTCCGCCAAGACGCTGGTCTGCCGGGCCGCAGAGGCCGCCGGTGCCGACTTCGTGAAGACCTCCACCGGGTTCGCCGGAGGCGGGGCCACCCTGGCCGACATCACCTTGATGCACTCGCTGGTCGGCGGCCGGCTGGGCATCAAGGCCTCCGGCGGGGTCCGCAGCTACGACGACGCCGTGGCCATGGTCTCCGCCGGCGCCACACGCATCGGCGCAAGCTCCTCTCTTGATATCGTGGAGCACAGAGATTCCAGCACATCCGGTGCTGCCGGAGACTACTGAGTCAGGCTTCCAGCAGACCGCACCGCATCCTAAGGGGAGCACATGATCAGCAACGGTAAGGTCAAGGCCTATTCGGGCCAGGGCAACTTCGTAGGAAACTTCGCCGCGTTCTCCGTGGTCTTCCTGATGCTCGTCGGTTCGATCGTCGCGCTGAACTTCTGGGATCTGGACCAGGTGTGGCTTCCCGGTCTGATCTTCATCGTGCTCTACACCGGGTCGTTCCTGGTGGCCAAGGAGGTCATCGGCCGCTCGGACTCGCTGGAGCAGCAGGACCTCCACGGCGAGCATGGTGAACCGCTGGACGCCATGGCCTCCCGGGCCGCCTCCTCCCGCGAATCGGCTGCGGAGCCTCACGTCCGCTGACCCTCGCGTCAGCTGACCCCGCACGCAGAACTGCCATGACCACCCCGGCGCTGCGGCCCGTGAGCGCCCGGAATCTCGGCATCGACCTGCTGCGGGTGATCTCGGTGGCCGCCGTGGTCATCGGGCACGCCTGGGCGGGAATGCCGGGGGCGGACTATCTGCAGATCTGGCGGATGCCGCTGTTCTTCTTCCTGGCGGGCTTCTTCTTCTCCACCTCCAGGACCCTGCGTGGGGAGCTGCAGGCCCGCACCCGCAGCCTCGCGGTCCCCTACGCGGTCTGGCTCCTGCTGCTCAGCGCCGGCGTCCTGGCGATGACGCAGACCCCCTGGCCGTTCGAGCCTGGCACCATCCGCGGGGCGCTGATCGGTGGTGCCCGCACCGATATGCCGTTCCTGGCGTTCTGGTTCATCTCGGTGCTCTTCTTCGCCGCGCTGCTGCTGCGCGCGGTGCTCGCCCTGCCCTGGTGGGCCGGCGCGGCGGTGGGCCTGGCGGGTCTCACCCTGGCCCAGCTGCCGGACTCCGCCATGGCCTACACCCCACTGGGCGTCGGACTGGTCCCCGCCTGCATGGCCTTCATGCTCGCCGGTCACTGGTTCGGCCGGTTCATGCGCTCCCCGCGCGGACTCAGCCTGCCGGGCAAGCCCTGGATCGGGCTGCTCTGCCTGGGCATCGGCTTCGGCGCCCTGGCCGCAGGCGCGGGGACCATGAACATCAAATGGTCCGGCTTCGGCACCTTCCTGCTCTCCCCCGCGGTCTCCGTGCTGATCAGCATCGGGCTGGTGCTGCTGTTCTCCACCACGGTCAACGCCCTGCTCGGCGGGCCCCGGCCGGCCGAAGCCGGCCCAGACGGGGCTGCCACCCACCGCAGCACCGAGTCGCCGCGCGGGCGGGTCCTCGGCGTCGTCATCTCCGAGCTGGTGCAGACCGCCACCTTCGTGGTCTTCGCCCACGCGATGGTGCTCTACCTGTTGCTGCGGCTCTTCGAGCTGGAGAACCCGGTGCTGCGCACCGTGATCGCGCTGATCATCTGCTGGGGCCTGGGAATCCTGGTCAACCGCACCCCGCTCTCAGGCCCGCTGAACGGGCTGCCGCGGTCCGCGCTGCGCCGCCGGAGGGCGGATCACACCGGCGGGAAGATCGCCTCGAAGACCTGATTCAGCCAGGCCAGCAGCTCGCCGTCGGTGAGCTCCACCCCGGTGATCCCGCTGGTCTTGGGCTTGGGGATCAACACCTGCTTCATCGAGACCTTGTGCTGGCTGCCCGGATACAGGCGTTCCATGCGCATGGTCTTGGACTCGGCCAGCTCCGCCACCGGGCCGAAGCGGATGAACTTGCCCTGGGTGCCGACGTCGTGGATGCCCGCGGCCCGGGCGCGGTTGCGGAACCTCGCCACCTCGATCAGGTTGGTCACCGGGTCCGGCAGGTCCCCGTAGCGGTCCTGCCATTCGGTGATGACCTCGGCGATCTTCTCCTCGGTGTCTGCCGCGGCGAGCTTGCGGTAGCCCTCCAGGCGCAGCCGCTCGCCGGGCACGTAGTCGTGGGGCAGGTGGGCGTTGATCGGGAGTTCGATCTTGACCTCGGTGAAGGTCTCCTCCTCGTCGCCGCGGTAGTCGGCCACCGCCTCACCGACCAGACGCAGGTAGAGGTCGAAGCCGACCCCGGCGATATGCCCGGACTGCTCGCCGCCGAGCATGTTCCCGGCGCCGCGGATCTCCAGGTCCTTCATCGCCAGCTGCAGGCCGGCGCCGAGTTCGTTGTTCGCCGCCACGGCACGCAGCCGCTCCAGGGCGACCTCGCCCAGCGGCTTCTCCGCCGGGTAGAGGAAATACGCGTAGGCGCGCTCCCGGGAGCGCCCCACCCGGCCGCGCAGCTGGTGCAGCTGGGAGAGCCCGTAGGTGGAGGCGCGGTCCACGATCAGGGTGTTCGCGTTGGAGATGTCCAGACCGGTCTCGATGATCGTGGTGGAGACCAGCACGTCGAAGCGCTTCTCCCAGAAGTCCTGGATGATCTGCTCCAGCCGGGACTCGCTCATCTGACCGTGGGCGACCTCCACGCGCGCCTCCGGGACCAGCTCACGGACCCTGGCTGCGGTGGCGTCGATCGAGGAGACCCGGTTGTGCACGAAGAACACCTGACCCTCGCGCATCAGCTCGCGCCGGATCGCGGCGGAGACCTGCTTATCGGTATAGGGCCCCACATAGGTGAGCACCGGGTGGCGCTCCTCCGGCGGGGTCGCCAGGGTGGAGGTCTCCCGGATCCCGGCCATGGACATCTCCAGGGTGCGCGGGATCGGGGTGGCGGACATGGCCAGGACGTCCACGTTGGTGCGCATCTTCTTCAGCTGTTCCTTGTGCTCGACCCCGAAGCGCTGCTCCTCGTCGATGATCACCAGGCCCAGGTCGTGGAACTCCACCTCTTTGGAGAGCAGCCGGTGGGTGCCGATCACGATGTCCACGCTGCCTTCCCGCAGGCCGAGCATCGTCTCCTTGGACTCCTTGGCGGTCTGGAACCGCGAGAGCGGGGCCACCCGGACCGGGAATCCGGCGTAGCGCTCGGTGAAGGTCTCATAATGCTGGGAGACCAGCAGCGTGGTGGGCACCAGAACGGCGACCTGCTTGCCGTCCTGGACCGCCTTGAAGGCGGCACGGATCGCGATCTCGGTCTTGCCGTAGCCCACGTCGCCGGAGATCAGCCGATCCATCGGGATCTCACGCTGCATGTCCGCCTTGACCTCGTCGCTGGCGGTGAGCTGGTCCGGGGTCTCGGCATAGGGGAAGGCGTCCTCCAGCTCCGACTGCCAGGGCGTGTCAGGGCCGAAGGCGTGCCCGCGGGAGGCCATGCGTGCCGCGTAGAGCCTGATCAGCTCGCCGGCGATCTCCTTGACCGCCTTCTTCGCCTTGCGCTTGGTCTGCGACCAGTCGCTGCCGCCCATCTTGGACAGCGAGGGCGCCTCCCCGCCCACATACTGCGAGACCTGGTCGAGCTGGTCGGTGGGGACCATCAGCCGATCCTTGGCGCCGCCGCGCTTGGAGGCGGCGTACTCCAGCACCAGGTACTCCCGGATCCCGGCGGTGCCCGCCTTGATCGCCTGCGGGGAGCCGACCTTGCGCTGGATCAGCTCGACGAACTGGCCGATCCCGTGCTGTTCGTGGACCACGTAGTCCCCGGGCTTCAGCGCCAGCGGGTCCACCACATGACGACGACGCCGCGCAGGCACCTTCCGTGCGGAGCCGGAGTCCTGCCGGATGGAGCGCCCGAGCATCTCCGACTCGGTCAGCAGCGCCAGCTGCAGCGGGTCCACGGCGAAGCCCTCGGAGACGTTCGCGGTGGAGATCGTGATGGTCCCCGGCGCCGGTGGCTGGTCCAGGGAGTCCACCCGGACGCAGGGGACTTCGTGTTCGGTGAGCAGCTCATGGACCCGCTGTGCGGAGCCTGCCGCGGCGGTGGTCACCACCACGGTCCAGTTCGCCTTGGCCCGCTCGCCCAGGAAGGTCATCACGTCCTCGACGCTGCCGCGGTAGCCGATCGGCTCCCGGGAGTCCAGGGAGACGATGTCGGCGTCCTGCTCCAGCTCCTCGTCCAGGCCCAGCGAGGTCATCGACCACCAGCCCGCGCCGTGGGCGATCGAGGCTTCCCGGGTCTCGGCCAGACTCGCGAACCCTCCGGCGGCCAGGCCCTGCTGCTCGCTGCCGATCTGGGCCCCGCTGAGGTCCAGCGGGGCGGCCGCACCGTCGGGGGCCGCGGACCAGGCGGCGGCGAGGAACTCCTCGTTGGTGGCGGCGAGGTCATGGGCGCGTCCCCGGGTCTTCTCGGGTTCGATCACCACGGTCAGCGAGCCGGCGGGCAGCTGCTCCACGAAGGGCACCATCTCGGGCACCAGCACCGGGGCCAGGGACTCCATGCCCTCGGCGGCGATCCCTTCGGCGAGCTTGGTGAGCAGATCCGCGGCGTGCGGCATCTGCGCGATGAGCTCCTTCGCGCGGGCCTGCACGGCCTCGGTGATCAGCAGTTCGCGGCAGGGAGCGGCGTCGAGCACCTGGGGGTGGTCGGTGGACTCGGTGTCCAGTGAGCGCTGATCCGCCACGGCGAACCAGC from Nesterenkonia sandarakina encodes the following:
- a CDS encoding purine-nucleoside phosphorylase gives rise to the protein MTPTNDPTAPANQRAEAAARALREQAGVDSIDLACTLGSGWGEAAAQLGEIVAEIDAEQVPGFHSSGVSGHSGTLKVIRTSSGAHVLVIGARTHYYEGRGVDAVAHGVRTAAAAGARTMVLTNGCGGLNPQWKPGTPVLISDHLNLTGTSSLRGAHFVDMTDLYSPRLRELAREVDPDLPEGVYAQFPGPHYETPAEVRMAGVLGADLVGMSTALEAIAARAAGMEVFGISLVTNQAAGISPEPLSHTEVLDAGREAAPRISALLATVIGRILAP
- a CDS encoding phospho-sugar mutase, producing the protein MTEKLIGTVRRWIEQDPDPRTRSALQELVQRAESSDTAATTELERLFAGRLAFGTAGLRAELGPGPLRMNRLVVRQTAAGMLSYAEEQLTEARTKADNPQDLLSRGARKIVIGFDARHQSDEFAADTAEIFSAAGWEVHLFTRPGPTPLLARQVLVLDAEIGVMVTASHNPPQDNGYKVYLGGELSRFLEPHGRGVGAQIVAPVDQDIAARIAELVEAAADSPEAGAAADADAPAGAATTHPVTEEARRSYEREALELLDPQNYPERELHVVYTAMHGVGGEMVTSLLRAGGFTVTPVAEQFEPDPDFPTADFPNPEEPGALDLALKAAEAHNADLVLANDPDADRLSAAVYDEVAGAWRQLSGDEIGALLGRHLLERGPLRPQADGGAPVLASSVVSSRLLQRLCQVRGVGHAATLTGFKWLARVQHMSFGYEEAIGFNVDPEHVKDKDGVSAALIFAEMTASLKARGTSLVAALDEIAAEAGVFVTGQVTIRVGDLSELGKVTAALRAQPPAEIAGSAVVESLDLTQDPLPGTELSEATKTDALIYLTEAGDRVIVRPSGTEPKVKCYLEAVADTPGVDAAPEAISAARAQAAGRLEQLRSSMETMLS
- the mfd gene encoding transcription-repair coupling factor, yielding MALSGLRTALTANPSFKRVASAAAHPARERTEELQIASTTGLRPALIAEIAAKLRGTSATGTLLAVTATDREADELATSLAAYAPDAAVAHFPSWETLPHERLSPRSDTVGRRLGVLRRLAHPDEAGGVLDVVVAPVRAVVQPLVTGLGDLAPVRLEVGEFADFDQTVAQLADAAYSRVDMVTRRGEFAVRGGILDVFPPTEPHPIRIEFFGDEVEQMRWFAVADQRSLDTESTDHPQVLDAAPCRELLITEAVQARAKELIAQMPHAADLLTKLAEGIAAEGMESLAPVLVPEMVPFVEQLPAGSLTVVIEPEKTRGRAHDLAATNEEFLAAAWSAAPDGAAAPLDLSGAQIGSEQQGLAAGGFASLAETREASIAHGAGWWSMTSLGLDEELEQDADIVSLDSREPIGYRGSVEDVMTFLGERAKANWTVVVTTAAAGSAQRVHELLTEHEVPCVRVDSLDQPPAPGTITISTANVSEGFAVDPLQLALLTESEMLGRSIRQDSGSARKVPARRRRHVVDPLALKPGDYVVHEQHGIGQFVELIQRKVGSPQAIKAGTAGIREYLVLEYAASKRGGAKDRLMVPTDQLDQVSQYVGGEAPSLSKMGGSDWSQTKRKAKKAVKEIAGELIRLYAARMASRGHAFGPDTPWQSELEDAFPYAETPDQLTASDEVKADMQREIPMDRLISGDVGYGKTEIAIRAAFKAVQDGKQVAVLVPTTLLVSQHYETFTERYAGFPVRVAPLSRFQTAKESKETMLGLREGSVDIVIGTHRLLSKEVEFHDLGLVIIDEEQRFGVEHKEQLKKMRTNVDVLAMSATPIPRTLEMSMAGIRETSTLATPPEERHPVLTYVGPYTDKQVSAAIRRELMREGQVFFVHNRVSSIDATAARVRELVPEARVEVAHGQMSESRLEQIIQDFWEKRFDVLVSTTIIETGLDISNANTLIVDRASTYGLSQLHQLRGRVGRSRERAYAYFLYPAEKPLGEVALERLRAVAANNELGAGLQLAMKDLEIRGAGNMLGGEQSGHIAGVGFDLYLRLVGEAVADYRGDEEETFTEVKIELPINAHLPHDYVPGERLRLEGYRKLAAADTEEKIAEVITEWQDRYGDLPDPVTNLIEVARFRNRARAAGIHDVGTQGKFIRFGPVAELAESKTMRMERLYPGSQHKVSMKQVLIPKPKTSGITGVELTDGELLAWLNQVFEAIFPPV
- the deoC gene encoding deoxyribose-phosphate aldolase, coding for MTHTPTPAEMAPLIDHTALKPDTDEATVRRVVTEALTHSFAAVCINPRWVTLVAAELAGSPVTTCTVVGFPLGASTTAAKLAETVEAVQLGAQEVDMVVDIAAANAGDHSYVEAQIRALADAAHAGGAILKVILETALLSESAKTLVCRAAEAAGADFVKTSTGFAGGGATLADITLMHSLVGGRLGIKASGGVRSYDDAVAMVSAGATRIGASSSLDIVEHRDSSTSGAAGDY
- a CDS encoding acyltransferase family protein produces the protein MTTPALRPVSARNLGIDLLRVISVAAVVIGHAWAGMPGADYLQIWRMPLFFFLAGFFFSTSRTLRGELQARTRSLAVPYAVWLLLLSAGVLAMTQTPWPFEPGTIRGALIGGARTDMPFLAFWFISVLFFAALLLRAVLALPWWAGAAVGLAGLTLAQLPDSAMAYTPLGVGLVPACMAFMLAGHWFGRFMRSPRGLSLPGKPWIGLLCLGIGFGALAAGAGTMNIKWSGFGTFLLSPAVSVLISIGLVLLFSTTVNALLGGPRPAEAGPDGAATHRSTESPRGRVLGVVISELVQTATFVVFAHAMVLYLLLRLFELENPVLRTVIALIICWGLGILVNRTPLSGPLNGLPRSALRRRRADHTGGKIASKT